GGGATGCAGTCACCAGACAGATCAAAGATAGATATGAGAGATGGGTACCGACCATGAAACGAGTTGAAAGCCCGATCAGATGGGATAACAGAGCCAATTGAGCCAAGGGGACAGAAAGGTAGAGCCGGTTTAGGGTATCAGCCTCCAATTGGAAAGACTTACACCAGTGGCTTCAGTAAGAAAGCTTTTGTGCCAGAACATGTTCCGGGTCCGGGTTAGAGCTCAACACTAGAGGATGACATTATCGATGGAATGGCAAGGCTGTTCGTGAACATGATTAAGGAATGTTGTGACAAAGTTGATAACAAGACATAGACCATTTGGAATGTTGAACCAAGAGTGGACTTGCAGAATTGGACCGCCAACCGTTCTTTGGTTCgccgggagtcttggtagtatggAATTGTAAACCTTTTTTAAAAAGATGCATGATCAATTAAGGCTTGAACCGTGCCTGTACTCTTTTGTTAATCGCCTCCTTGAATGCTTAGACGTTCCTTTTTGATGAAATTAAAAGAATTGCTTTCTTAaaaattattgcaaaattatttatcgcttcatttatacttagtttttcttttcaataaTACAATCGATGAAAACCTGCATCCTGTGAATATGACATGTAACGAAACCCCCGATCAAAGTGATCCAGATTCTGAGGAATACGACAAAAGCATGATGCTAGATAATATCCTGTAAGATATCAAACAGTTGGAAAGTTAGAAAAAGCCTAACCTTGAAGAGACAGAAGTAATCAACCTAGGAAGCGAAGAAGACGTGAAAGAAACTCGAATCAGCATCCATTTAGAAGCAGAGCAAAAACAAATTGGTCGAGCTCCTTCAATAGTACATCGACGTATTCTCATGGTTGTATGATGACATGCCCTGATTAAGCACCGACATCGTTTTGCATCGATTGCCTACCAATCCTACCATCCCTCTATTCAAACAAAAGCCCAGAAAGTTAAAGACGGATTTGAGTTTGAGGATaaaggaagaagtaaccaagcagatAGAGGCAAACGTGGTAAGATTCACCAATTATCCCACATGGTTGGCAAATATCGCAccggttccaaagaaagatgggaagatcaggataTGTGTGGAtcatcgagaccttaacaaggccAGTCCAAAGGACGATTTCCCTTTACCGAACATTCACATCCTCATCGACAATTTTGCGAAGCACGAGCTACAGTCATTCGTGGATTGTTTTGCCTGTCACCATTAGATCCTGATGCATGAAGAAGATGCAAAGAAGATAACGTTCACTATGCCTTGGGGAGTTTCTTTCTGCAGAGTCATGACATTCGTCCTCAAGATTGTTGgtgctacttacatgagggccacgATGACCCTCTTTAACGACATGaaccacaaagaaattgaggtatatgtggacgacaTTATCATCAAATCTCGAAAGAGTGCAGAACATTCGGATGACCTGGAGAAGTTTTTTGAACGATTGCAGAGgtacagtttgaagttgaatcctgcaaaatgtgcattcggagtccCTTCCGAGAAACTATTGGGTTTCATCATAAGTAGGAAAGGGATAGAATTGGAGCCTTCAATAATCAAAGCCATTCAGGACTTACCGCCGCCCAAGAGTAAGAAGGATGTGATTAGTTTCCTTGGCAGATTAAATTTCATCAGCCGATTCATATTCCAGGCTTTGGTAATTTGCAAGCCCATCTTCAAGCTGCTAAAAAGGATGCTGCTATGAAATGGACAGAAGAGTGTCAGAAAGCTTTcaacaagatcaaggagtacttgtcaaacCCGCCAGTGTTTGTTCGCACCGATCCTCGAAAGCCACTATTACTATATTTGTCATTTTTGGACAATGCATTTGGACGCgtgttgggacaacatgatgagaccgAGAGGAAAGAGCATGctatctactacttgagcaagaagtttacatcATGTGAAGCTAAATACACTTTGATAAAGAGGTTTTGTTGCGCCTTGACTTGGATTGCCAAAAAGTTAAGGCACTACATGTAGGAATACACCACATATCTAATATCCTGGCTCGATCTACTCATGTATATCTTTCAGAAGTCGATGCCTACAGGAAAACTTGCAAAATGGCATATCCTTCtttgagagttcgacattgtgTACGTAATGTAGAAGGCCATCAAAGGACAAGCCTTAGCCGACCACCTTGCAGAGAATTCGGTGGACAAGGATTTTGAGCCACTCACTACATACTTTTCGGAAGAAGAAGTGTTGTTCACTGGAGAAGGCATCGCAGAGTCATACCCGGGATGGataatgttcttcgacggagcagcaaatttcaaaggagtaggaatTGGGGCGGTCTTAATTTCAGAATCAGGACAGCATTACCCGGCATCAGCAAAGAtaaggttcccctgcaccaataatatggccgagaaTGAAACATGCATCCTTGGGATTAGGATGGCAATAGACATGAACATCAAGGAGCTTCTAGTCATAGGAGATTATTACATGTTgatacatcaagttcaaggagaatggactACCAAGGACATCAAGATCCTTCTGTACCTGCATTGCATAAAGGAGATGTTCAAGAAGTTCATCAAGATCGATTTCAAATGCATTCTCAAGATCTAGAATGAGTTTGCCAGACGCCCTCACAACCTTGTTATCCTTGAtccaacatccagataagaactaaaTTGATGCTATTGAGATAGAGGTTCAGGATCAGCATGCATACTGTTTCCATGTAAATGAGGAGCCATATAGTAAATCATGGTACTACGACATCAAAAGGTTCCTTGAAACAAGAGAGTACCCAGAGAATGCCACCAATGGTCAGAAGCGAGCACTCAGATGGATAGCAAATCACTTTTTCCTTAACGGGGaagtcctgtataggaggacttcGGACATGGGTCTGTTAAGATGTGTAAATGTTGCCGAAGCAACCAGATTGCTAGAAGAAATACATGCAGGGACATgcagacctcacatgaatggcTTGGAGAGTGATAGCATCCGCTATGTgcagaagtgtcaccagtgccagatCTATGGGGATTTCATTCTGGTTCCACCTAATGAGTTCAATGTAATGGGTTCACCTTGGTCGTTTGCCGCTTGGGGCATAGATATAATCGGACCTATAGAGCCCGCTGCATCAAATAGACACTATTTCAtcttggtagccattgattacttcaacAAATGGGTCAAAACTTCTACATAAAAAGTCATCACGAAGAAGGTAATGGCATATTTCATCCATAACAACATCGTCTGCAAATTTTGGATACctgagtcaatcatcactgacaatgcagccaatctcaacagtgatctcaTGAGGGAGATTTGTGAGAATTTCATAATCATCCACCGTAACTCTGTAGCCTACAGATTGCAaatgaatggagcagttgaagaagctaacaaaaacatcaaaagcaTCTTGCGAAAGATAGTGAATATTCATAGGCAATGAAACGAGAGGTTATCCTTCACCTTGTTAGGATATCGGACCACCATGAGAAAGTCCACTGGGGCAATTccatacatgttggtatatggcatTGAGGTTGTGATACCCGCAAAGGTCGAGATACCATATTTAAAAGAACTAAATTAGACGATGTTGGATGACGCAGAATAGATACGGGTCAGGTAGGAGCAACTCATGCTCATTGATTAGAAGAGAATGGacgcagtgtgccatggtcagctgtatcaaaATAGGTTGGCCAGTATATTCAACATGAGGGTGAAACCTTGTCAATTTACACCAGGTCAGTTGGTCTTGAAAATTATATTCCCTCATCAAGAAGAAGCCAAATGAAGTTATGCGCCAAATTGGCTAAGTCCTTGCATGGTCCATCGAGTGTTGTCATGAGGAGATCTGATCTTGGCATAGATGGACGGAAGAGTCAGTGCGAAGCCTATCAAGTCagatgcaatcaagagatactacattTGAAGACAGTAGAGTTAGGTTTTGGATTGTAACAGAACTATGCCTGACATGACTTCCCATggtggatacgtaggcaacccaagTAGGGTCCGGTCTCTCTCCGCCTCTTCTTTTGTAATAGCAAATCCAAATATCATTTTGTATGTATTCAAAACTACGCCATGACTTGAATTCCTTTGGAAGGAATACGTAGgaaatcctcatcggattcagtCATATATTGTAGTTGATATACGTTCtggcctgattccatttggatatgtAGGCAGTACGAGTCAGACTCGGACACTTCATTTTGAAACTCATCATTTTGCATCTATTGTAATTGAACTATGTtttgacctgattccatttggatacgtaggcttCCTAAGTCACG
The sequence above is drawn from the Nicotiana tabacum cultivar K326 chromosome 13, ASM71507v2, whole genome shotgun sequence genome and encodes:
- the LOC142168077 gene encoding uncharacterized protein LOC142168077, producing MFFDGAANFKGVGIGAVLISESGQHYPASAKIRFPCTNNMAENETCILGIRMAIDMNIKELLVIGDYYMLIHQVQGEWTTKDIKILLYLHCIKEMFKKFIKIDFKCILKI